The Brassica napus cultivar Da-Ae chromosome C1, Da-Ae, whole genome shotgun sequence DNA segment TAAGATCTTAGTTGACTCCTATTTTGGTAGGCTCAATTCTTTTATCAAGTTTCGTAACCAAATACCATTACAAACGCATGATGTAGCCACTACATAATCCGGTTCACAAGTAGAAATATGACAATTGGTTGCTTCTTAGACATCATTTGAAACTGGTCTCTCgcataaaaatattagatacAATTTACTattgtaataaaattaatatatattgatttaattttcaatactttaactttaagaattttatttttcttatcaaactaaatatttatttttataatttttaataaattaaagtatatttataatttatgaattttatattattttgtgtttaataatttaatttaataattttaaaaattaatagatatTAGTTATGTAACAAtgtttattatttgatttaataatctAATTATGCTTAtgaaatatatatctatataattatttttcattttttcatactataagtaaaaactaaattatattaattatagttgtatttaataataataatccgtttattttttatttaaatttattataagatttttataaaagtaTCTATATCTTTacagttaaaataaaatatgttaacatattttaatagaaaaagtatcgttttagttttagaaagaattaatatttttctttatatttgtaACTAAAGTAACCTATTTTAAGTGGAGTTTATAGAAACAATATCAGTTTTAATAGGAAACTACTTTCACTAGATGATTTAACGTTTCTTATGTGTGAGAGAATATCgcagaaaaaaatatagtttcaaatAGTTTATAGAAACtatcaaaaaattaatatcTAATTTAAAGTGGTCATCATTCAATTATTATCACAATATATAGTGTTTTGATTATAGAAACAAGGGGAAACATCGTCCCGGACTacgacaaggagatcctttgtctcctttcatatttattttatgtacgGAAGCATtcgttagccttcttaatcaagcagagaatcaagggaagataacggggatgcgagTCGCTCGAGCTAGCCCCTCGGTatctcaccttctctttgctgatgatagccttttcttctgtaaggtggagccccgtgaatgtgaagaagttatgaaagtagtcagaaaatatgagaaagcatcaggtCAACGTATTAATTTTGACAAATCCTCATTACTCTTTGGTAAAAGGATTCCAGCGAATGATAGACAGCAGATCAAGGATACTCTTGGTATACAAAATGAAGGCGGGATGGGATCCTACTTAGGAATCCTAGAGGATATCAGTGGATCAAAGTGTAAATTATTTGCTTTATTAAAGGAGAAGCTCCTACACAGAGTGAATGGCTGGACTAGTAGTTGGTTATCTAAGGGAGGAAAAGAGGTTTTGATTAAATCGATACTGCTAGCTCTGCCGACTTATGTCATGTCCAGCTTTCTGCTTCCTTTAGAGATATGTGAGAATTTAGCaagtgccattgcacaattctggtggagctcgAATCCTCCGAAAAGAGGAATCCATTGGGCAAAATGGGAAAAAATGTGTGCACCTCGGGAGGAGGGAGGAATTGGTTTCCGTATGATCCATGAATTTAATCTAGCGCTTCTAGCTAAACAGCTTTGGCGTCTCGTTCAATTTCCGGATTCACTAGTAGCGAGAGTTCTTCGGGGAAGATATTACAGTCTGAGTTCGCCGCTGCGAGTTAGTACAGCAGATACCCCATCGTATGTATGGACGAGTATTATTGCCGCGAGGAAGCTTTTACTTCTGGGCATCAGAAGCAAAGTGCATTCAGGGTATGAAATTAATGTGTGGGGGGGGATCCTTGGATCCCTTTGACCCCATCTAGATTGGCTCATGCCAGGGCCCCAGTAGTAAACCCAAAGATGACCGTAAGCAGTCTTATCAATCCTGTTTCAAAGGAGTGGGATGTTAGTTTGCTGGAACAATATGTAGCTCAAGAGGATATTCCAATGATTTTGAGTTGGCCATAAGCCCTAACCATCGACGAGATACTGTTTGCTGGAGTCATACAAAGAACAGACAATATACTGTTAAGTCAGGATATTGGGTTGCTACAAACTTGATGAGAAAAGAGGAGAAAATAGAAGTTCTACAACCCAGCATTACAAgacttcaagcctttgcttggaaggtgaatgcgccacaaaagatatgtcatcttatatggcaactaATATCAGGACAGATAGCAGTAACAAGGAATTTGGTACGTCGTCATATGCGCTGTGATAACtattgcccaagatgtggaACGCCAGAAGAGACCGTTACTCATGCTATCTTTGAGTGTACACCTGCCTTACAAGCATGGGAGCTATCAGTAACACCGTCGAGATCTCAAATCTTCCCTGTATCAAGTATTTATGCTAACATGGACTATCTTTTCTGGAGAAAGAATGGTATTCTGGAGCCAGAAGATGATAGAGATCCCtatccttggataatttggtacatctggaaagctaggaatgaTAAGTTGTTTACAGGCATAGACAGGGACCCTTTGGAACTAGTCAggtatgcagagagtgagtgtCAAGTTTGGTACAATGCGCGAGACTCTATGCCGATTCCGACACATGTACAAACTACTGAAGAAACACAagccttaagcttgggtaatatttgtatggtggatggttcatgaACCTCTACAGCTCAGTTTAGTGGGATGAGATGGGTTTGGAAGGATACCATGGGTAAGATTCAACTCATGGGGTTAAGAAACCTGAGGAGGAGGCAAACAACTTTACATTCGGAACTGGAACCGCTACagtgggcaatggagagcatgCTACAACACTCGATCTGTCAGAGGTTTGGGACGGATTGCAAGGATCTGATTGCAATGATAGAACAGCCACAAGCTTAGCCCAATTTCTCAACTGAACTGGAAACAATTCAAACTCTTCGGTTGTGTTTTTCAGACTTCACGATAAGCTACTTTTCAAGGACGCAAAATGAATTAGCAGATTCGTTAGCTAGGAATGCACGCTCTTTTCATAGACCCTTATGtgttattggttgttctattccggtctggcttcccagaccacctcaagcttgagtaataaaatagccgtttgctgcaaaaaaaaaaaaagattatagaaACTATTTGAAaactgaaatcatattatatgtggttttaaatatatcaattccaaaaatatatagtatcaTACATTGAACTAAACCTTAAAAAGAAAACCCTAAAAAGCAACCTGACATGTCCTCTTCTATAATCAACACAAAACTATACAAACTAAACATTATACGTTTTCATATAAACCTTACATCAATTTAACAATCAACAATGAAAACATAACAATATATGTAGATTGTAACGgcccgatcccccggcgtccgaccggggttatcgaaagggcgttatggacacgtgtctactcatttagacaaccaTATGTGTCCCGTTACAGATCCCAAGAGTCGACGgacgcataaccttctttgaaataccgtcacacccacatccatatacttctacttacagtcctgcgcacagggaGATGGAAAGGGAGGGATGAGtaacaagttactcagtgaagtgactctagaccagcctgcccgAATGACACTCTAaactactctatgcgggaactagggctgactagccactacaatcagttgATGCTTCTTAACAtttcatatcatcatcatttaTTTCCACACATTCGATTCTATacatttctaacaacctagcgatcaatcagtacaatgatctcactcattgtCACACACGTCAAACCATAGACTTAACCGACTAACATACAAGACCGACTCAATCTTATGACACATTTAACACCCAGATACCCGACCATGAACTAAGGACTCTACaatgcacgtttttatatccCGCCTCTCGCGGCTGGCTCGTCTTTTCTCTTTTCTCCGTGGGTAGCTCTCGCTAgacttctaccccatattcttgtggattccaCCACAGCTCCTATGGGTGcctccatattcttgtggattccaCCACAGCTCCTATGGATGCCTAGCGTAGAACTACTACCCCACGTACTCCCTTTAGACTCTGTATGATTTCCCAACCCATGCTTAACCTTAACGTTATTCACTTATATATTCACTTATCCTTTCACATCCTTATTCACTTTCACTTAtccattctcattctcattccCTTTCCTTTACACTTAGACTCGTACTTTAACTcattcactagacgccacccgttatcggtgtcacacacaatacacatcaCACTCAGGTTTCACTTACAGTATCAATAACAAGCCGTAGTCATCTATCATCTTAGCATTCATTTCTTTCTAGCATCCTAGCTTTAATCATAAACCACTCATGGGACTACACATCCAAACATACGAGTATCAATTACCAATCAATCATCACCACAACAACACAAGACAGTTCATTAAGTCCCATTTAACAGTATGAGAGTTCTTATGCATCGtgatccattcatctatcatcctagcaATAAACATATTCTATCAACCTAGCTCTCAAACAGGGTCTAATCaaacctaactccaacataGAGGAGTATACAGAATCATGAGAGAAGGTTGGGTTCgagacactccaccttagcctagatctggatctggatctggaacAAGAGACAAAGGGGATGAGatctgaacagatctggaacaaGTAAACAAGAGAGACAAGATCTGGTCACCACCACAACACCACATAGCCACCACCGGCGGCTCGGCTTGCTCTCGGGGGACTCTCGGCgaggagagaggaagagatccaacagaaagagaaaggagagggagagagagagagaggcgtgagagaagaagagagaaaaggaaatgagaagcttgacggctagggttttctagtttctctaaatctctgcagagcttcgctcaagtttcagaatgagagaaaagaagggctgcatctctttttatagGAAGGATGAAGGGAACCCTAGGTTTTTGTCAAATGGGCCGTAGAGAAGCCCAttcttttatgaaaatttttggGCCAGGAACCGGGCTGTTACAATCTCCCCCTGTTAATCGGAATTCTTCCCCGAATTCCAAGCCCTAGACTTCCGAACTTAACATCCGATTTCGAAATGGACTCACACAATCACATATCATACAAGGGAGGCACAAAAGGCGAGAACAACTTTGTTCGGGATCGTTTAAAAACCAAAGTATGAATTAAGCTTAGAAAGAAATTCTGCGAGTAAAATGTATCTAATCAAAACCATATTAGTCGTATAGATATAGTGGGTGGTTTTGAAATCGTTTACGGAACTTTTAAGAGAATCAAAACTTTCACAGACTCTTTTCTTTTaatgaaaacaagtttttttttttttttgaaaacgtcGGAAATGCTGATCCCTTAGGACAAAACTAAGGGATcttaacccgctctgataccaattgtaatGGCCACCctctctgataccaattgtaatGGCCCGATCCCCCGGTgtccgaccggggttatcgaaaaggcgttatggacacgtgtctactcatttagacaaccatatgtgtcccgttactggtcccaaGAGTCGACGGACacataaccttctttgaaataccgtcacacccacatccatatacttctacttacagtcctgcgcacaggAAAATAGAAAGGGAGGgatgagcaacaagttactcagtgaagtgacTCTGGACCAacctgcccgcatgacactctatactactctatgcgggaactagggttgactagccactacaatcagttgatgcatcttaacatttcatatcatcatcatttaTTTCCACACATTCGATTCTATacatttctaacaacctagcgatcaatcagtacaatgatctcactcattgtCACACACGTCAAACCATAGACTTAACCGACTCGACATACAAGACCGACTCAATCTTATGACAACTTTAACACCCAGATACCCGACCATGAACTAAGGACTCTACaatgcacgtttttatatcccgcctctcgcggctggctcatcttttctcttttctccGTGGGTAGCTCTCACTAgacttctaccccatattcttgtggattccaCCACAGCTCCTATGGGTGcctccatattcttgtggattccaCCACAGCTCCTATGGATGCCTAGCGTAGAACTACTACCCCACGTACTCCCTCTAGACTCTATATGATTTCCCAACCCATGCTTAACCTTAACGTTATTCACTTATACATTCACTTATCCTTTCACATTTCACTTAtccattctcattctcattccCTTTCCTTTACACTTAGATTCGTACTTGAACGCATTCACTAGTcgccacccgttatcggtgtcacacacaatacacatcaCACTCAGGTTTCACTTACAGTATCAATAACAATCCGTAGTCATCTATCATCTTAGCATTCACTTCTTTCCAGCATCCTAGCTTTAATCACAAACAACTCATGGGACTACACATCCAAACATACGAGTATTAATTACCAATCAATCATCACCACAACAACACAAGACAGTTCATTAAGTCTCATTTAACAGTATGAGAGTTCTTATGCATCGTGATCCATTCATTTATCATCCTAGCAATAAACATATTCTATCAACCTAGCTCTCAAACAGAGTCTAATCaaacctaactccaacataGAGGAGTATACAGAATCATGAGAGAAGGTTGGGTTTgagacactccaccttagcctagatctggatctggatctggagCAAGAGACAAAGGGGATGAGatctgaacagatctggaacaaGTAAACAAGAGAGACGAGATCTGGTCACCACCACAACACCACACAGCCACCACCGGCGGCTCGGCTTGCTCTCGGGGGACTCTCGGCgaggagagaggaagagatccaacagaaagagaaaggagagggagagagagaggcgtgagagaagaagagagaaaaggaaaagagaagcttgacggctagggtttcctagtctctctaaatctctgcagagcttcgctcaAGTTTCAGAATGAGAGAAAATAAGGGTTGCatctctttttataggaaagGATGAAGGGCACCTTAGGTTTTTGTCAAATGGGCCGTAGAGAAGTCCAttcttttatgaaaatttttggGCCAGGAACCGGACCGTTATAATGTAGATGATACCACATCTGTATATaccataataatataaaataataacctCGCGAGTTTTGATTAGGATAACCGCACGATATATGAACACCAACAGAGTATTGAAAATATGGTAATTTAGAACAGTTAAGTCATAGGTGGAGTTGAGTAACATTCACATACGAGAGAACCAAGATTGAAAATGTGATAGTGAAGAGCGGTTAGTAAGGTAATCTCAAAACACGTCTTCTTTGCCAAGTAAATTATAGGATCAATAAAATTAGAGCATTTTCATCTTAACagaaaaaagataaaagaatacaggaatataataacattaatcTTGTCTTATCTCAACAATACATTAATAGAGAAAAGTAGAAGAATGCATGAATATAATAACAACCTTGTCTTAACAATTCACCTATCCGAAAGTATTGATACGGTTTAGAAAATGTGGTTCAAAGTATATTATATGTAAACCTATTTTTTGGGATATCGTCATCTTCTGGTAATAGATTTCAACattcatttaaaaaacatatgaaCCCCGATCATTCTTGCTTGTATTCTCTAATCTTTCAACATGATTAACTGGTTTTTCCTCCATTAATATTTCATCTCCTCGTATACTCACATCACGCTTCATGGGCTTCTCACTTTTTTGGTCCTCAATATCGTTAATATTGATCTACATGAGtatatgacaaatatataaaaatcatataaaataacaatactGATAAATCTGGAAAACATTCATCTGCAACATGAAAGATATCAATAGAAATATATTcgatgcactacaagaaaacacgttATTACCGACTATGATATGAGTCGGTAATCAGTCGCTAAATGGACATATGCGACTGATTTACGACTGATTTGAGTCGTCTAAATACACCTCGTCGCTAAATTATTCAATCGTAAAACAGTCGGTATTTAGCGACTGTTTTGCTACTATTTGGGGCAGTCGTGACTCCAGTCGCTAATAAGTAGGCAATTTAGCGACCGATTTACGACTTATTTAGTGACTATAATACAACGGCTTAGTGACTTTTTCAACGACTCAATTTGACGTCTGAATTTCACGACTCAATTTGACGGCTGATATAACGACACAATTACCAACTACAGTGGCGACTAATTATATTAGTAGGAAAACAGTTGGTATATTTCTGCTACCGAATAACAACTGATCAGTGACTCAGTTTCTTAAATTTTACGACTAATTAGTGACTGTTTTGTGACTGATTTGCCGTGaccaacaaataaaaataagtgttgtaaataaatgtaaatcaaacacaaagaaaggcatgtatatatatatatatatggatgtcATTAGAATAGGGGGTTTATTAAATTGAAAGTTTGGGGTGATTtgaactaaaaaaaatcaacgGTTActcaaacatgaattttaaaattgattcaaaaatctaCTATTATTGAATTTACTATTTGGTAAACTATTTTGAAATTCTGttactaaaaaaattgtgaatttTATGATTCTTCTAGTAATTTTAAAGTGTTTTGCttgattttcttaattaaagtaaaaataaaagtcAATTTTTTTAGATGAGACTTTAAAGTGGTTTAACTAAAATCATAGTGAATTCTCGATTTatccaaaatcatataaaacctACTAATATCAAATTAATTCAACTTCTAGACTGAATAAATCTCCTATGCGAAGAAAGATGACAAGTCAATGAGTCATAGTTTATAAAACTTACAACTTGCTAAACtgtgttattataatttaaCCTCAGAAGAAAATTGAAATACACAAACTAAAGGGCTTTCGAGATTTATATCCCATTAAGTCATTTGAAGGACTAAGgataaaatagaaagaaaaaaaaaacaacataaaacGATCATGGATCAACATGGTCTGTTTCCTTTGTAACTTGTCTTTCATCAACATGGTCTGTTGCAGATGCAGCGAAGGCGGAATCCTTTGCAGTCACCATCTGGAAAACCTTCATTCTGGCAAATATTGGCGCAATTGGTTGTGCTCAGACACGGTCCATTGAACAACTGGCTACTCGTTTCACACATGCGTGCCTTCGCCGTCACCGGACCCATCCCTAAAGGTATAACACAAAGTAATCATATACAAGAATATACATAACTATAGCCAAACACTGACGAATATTGCATACTGACATGagatttttatttagaaatatcATGGTGATATGACATCTGAACCTGTGGCGACGAGGAGCATGAACAAAAGCGCAACTGCTGAGATAAAACGAAAAGTGAGCTTCATTTTTTGAAGAGAGATATAGAGAGTTGAACCCAAGAGTTTTGCTGAGCTAAATAGGGAAGAAGCTAGATGACATCCATATAAAGGGACTacatatgcatgtatatattatgGTAGACGATTTATTTGGAATACATTCGTATTGATTTTCCCAGAGTGGTTAGACCACACTATCGCCGTTTTTGTTTGAATCTTGCTCTATTtacgtttctttttctttctttgaaaggaaaaaaatggtaaataaaataaaagctgAAGAATACAAGTCATGAATAACCTGCAAATGAGGAGAAGTAAAAAATGTGAAAGCTTAGATAAAGTTTGTGAAAAGTGAGACATATTGCAACTGTATAGGCTGTGTA contains these protein-coding regions:
- the LOC106422486 gene encoding defensin-like protein 5, encoding MKLTFRFISAVALLFMLLVATGMGPVTAKARMCETSSQLFNGPCLSTTNCANICQNEGFPDGDCKGFRLRCICNRPC